A single genomic interval of Aureliella helgolandensis harbors:
- a CDS encoding acyl-CoA dehydrogenase family protein — translation MKKATETTMKHRKRNRARQSNILFFLLLCLCCGLGNLHAQLPELRPNRSEVTADMALSALQMDHLASGNVLVEQGELDPLIAKSGGGACPTAAVGIAMQALRVMSGMKPHASPHRLALAAFRNNPELLNGRLSNKQVVDLMLHYQKHLDNSKLAIRVQSAPNSPYATDANIWDTAGLPDLMLQPNEIKILSYTVSEPSGHVLGRHFVLLKKLDGDTLFVVDPHSPGNDRHYLLEAGGSESCGRYFLRYPPEFQRPYTNELNTVFTVRIEHVDATIPDFERIKSHIDATASTLKTQDKLRSPRDWRRETASFGLPALDLPTDIGGFEWSAEQMLEVFRYAGRHDLNLRDVVGGAHSRILLHADAPEVTELLRGVVKGEKYFAITITEPDYGSDFTSMESTSRKVEGGYVLNGQKRFNARLDQATDVIVITKNPEGLRGKLNVFVLPIDAKGLKIETFGAHGLTGNSYGGLTMSDVFVPDHFLIGEDGKGYDVFSKHFLYWRLMQTAAAIGTAEQALQQMADRLKTRIVFGGPIGRFTHLQQPMGQHTTELKMAHALAVQAARLIDQDRYSEAEPLINGLKAEGVEIALKAVDAAARAFGGEGFSDLVDIGDRLRDLNGLRIADGTTDVMRSAVVRSQFGREFWDMATKGNFEQPKSELPPPGKPQ, via the coding sequence ATGAAGAAAGCTACGGAAACCACCATGAAGCATCGAAAACGCAATCGCGCTCGCCAAAGTAATATCTTGTTTTTCCTTCTGCTTTGTCTCTGCTGCGGATTGGGCAACCTCCATGCTCAACTACCAGAATTGCGGCCAAATCGATCTGAAGTCACTGCTGACATGGCTCTATCCGCACTTCAGATGGACCACTTGGCGTCTGGTAATGTGCTCGTTGAACAGGGCGAACTGGATCCGTTGATTGCGAAGAGCGGCGGTGGAGCGTGCCCGACCGCTGCCGTTGGAATTGCGATGCAAGCACTTCGCGTCATGAGTGGGATGAAACCGCATGCCAGTCCACATAGACTTGCGTTAGCGGCATTTCGAAACAACCCAGAGTTGCTCAACGGGCGGCTCAGCAACAAGCAAGTTGTTGACTTAATGCTCCACTACCAGAAACACTTAGACAATTCCAAGCTCGCGATTCGAGTCCAATCGGCTCCTAATTCGCCGTACGCAACTGACGCCAATATCTGGGACACTGCAGGGCTTCCGGACTTAATGCTTCAGCCTAACGAGATCAAGATTCTAAGCTATACGGTAAGCGAACCCAGTGGCCATGTACTGGGGAGGCATTTCGTCTTACTCAAAAAACTCGACGGCGACACTTTGTTCGTCGTAGATCCGCATTCGCCGGGAAACGACAGACACTATTTGCTCGAAGCGGGTGGCTCAGAAAGTTGTGGACGATACTTTCTGCGATACCCTCCTGAGTTTCAACGGCCGTACACCAACGAACTGAATACTGTGTTCACCGTGCGGATTGAACACGTCGACGCTACCATTCCTGACTTCGAGCGGATAAAGAGTCATATCGATGCAACCGCCAGTACACTAAAAACCCAAGACAAATTGCGTTCTCCTCGCGATTGGCGGCGCGAGACAGCTAGCTTTGGCTTGCCAGCGCTTGACTTGCCAACGGATATCGGCGGATTCGAATGGTCGGCGGAACAGATGCTGGAAGTCTTTCGCTATGCAGGCCGTCATGATCTAAATCTACGCGATGTTGTTGGAGGGGCACATTCGCGGATTCTTCTACACGCAGATGCTCCCGAGGTGACAGAACTGCTGCGGGGAGTCGTTAAGGGTGAAAAATATTTTGCGATCACGATAACAGAGCCCGACTACGGTTCCGATTTCACTTCGATGGAATCGACATCAAGAAAGGTGGAGGGGGGGTATGTACTCAACGGACAGAAGCGATTCAACGCACGTCTTGATCAAGCGACAGATGTTATCGTGATTACGAAAAACCCCGAAGGTCTGCGAGGAAAGTTGAATGTGTTTGTCTTGCCTATCGATGCCAAGGGACTCAAGATCGAGACATTTGGTGCCCATGGGTTAACGGGAAACTCCTACGGCGGCCTGACGATGAGTGACGTGTTTGTGCCGGATCATTTCTTGATTGGCGAAGACGGCAAGGGCTACGATGTGTTTTCGAAACACTTTCTCTACTGGCGATTGATGCAAACTGCAGCCGCGATTGGGACCGCCGAGCAAGCCTTGCAGCAAATGGCTGATCGCTTGAAAACTCGCATCGTATTTGGCGGTCCGATTGGGCGTTTTACGCATTTACAGCAGCCAATGGGACAGCACACGACAGAGTTAAAGATGGCTCACGCATTGGCCGTTCAGGCGGCAAGGCTGATTGACCAAGATCGATACTCCGAAGCGGAGCCTTTAATTAACGGACTCAAGGCAGAGGGTGTTGAGATCGCGCTCAAGGCGGTTGATGCTGCTGCCCGTGCATTCGGTGGGGAAGGCTTTTCGGATCTCGTCGATATTGGCGACCGTTTAAGAGATCTAAACGGTCTTCGAATTGCTGACGGAACCACGGATGTAATGCGATCCGCAGTCGTCCGCTCGCAATTCGGCCGAGAATTCTGGGATATGGCTACCAAGGGTAATTTTGAACAGCCAAAATCCGAGTTGCCGCCGCCGGGTAAGCCCCAGTAA
- a CDS encoding ATP-binding protein: MDFSSLSAEETLIICPDSEDDRWEFKAASLLEPGNRGELKKELGKQVSAFANSGGGNLVFGIGEPRILQACLERVGRQPMQDYLATMVEQSVEYPIRCSQIYRIPFMVSRNASIFLIHIEDSPAAPHQAKDERQYYYRISGHSKPAPHFQLELLRNRQVKCIVDAEIDGFQWSMPWLQLKERKLTAQISITVTNLAQFVAKPVGLSVRTDVPSSHWAVLAQDSTDCNELVLAEPFLFPGLRKTFHIKLVCKVEQEENLAEVACAEFANVRLQIQTFSQNFGSAILSFRLSDYLTREAILERESENALERERSSAASEKLVKEFIPKLKSQIELTQKSMRRPVLPPNLNLPDGHD, translated from the coding sequence ATGGACTTTTCAAGTTTATCAGCGGAAGAAACGTTGATCATCTGTCCGGACAGCGAGGACGATCGTTGGGAGTTTAAAGCGGCATCATTACTTGAGCCGGGAAATAGAGGCGAATTAAAGAAAGAGCTCGGAAAGCAGGTCTCAGCGTTCGCAAATTCAGGTGGAGGAAACCTCGTTTTCGGTATAGGAGAACCACGTATTTTGCAAGCGTGTCTGGAACGCGTTGGTCGACAGCCGATGCAGGACTACCTAGCCACGATGGTCGAGCAGTCAGTTGAATACCCTATCCGTTGCTCTCAGATTTACCGAATCCCGTTTATGGTTTCGCGGAACGCCTCAATATTTCTGATTCATATCGAAGACAGTCCAGCGGCTCCTCATCAAGCCAAGGATGAACGGCAGTACTACTACCGCATCTCCGGTCATTCTAAACCCGCTCCTCATTTTCAGTTAGAGCTCCTACGCAACCGACAGGTCAAATGCATTGTCGACGCTGAAATTGACGGTTTCCAATGGTCGATGCCCTGGTTGCAACTCAAAGAACGAAAGCTAACAGCGCAAATTTCGATTACCGTTACGAACCTTGCGCAGTTTGTCGCCAAACCCGTTGGGCTTTCGGTTCGAACGGATGTGCCATCCAGCCATTGGGCTGTACTTGCTCAAGATTCGACGGATTGCAACGAACTTGTGCTTGCCGAACCATTCCTTTTTCCCGGGCTCAGGAAGACATTCCACATCAAGCTCGTATGCAAAGTAGAACAAGAAGAGAATCTTGCAGAAGTCGCATGCGCCGAATTCGCAAATGTGAGATTGCAAATCCAAACGTTTAGCCAGAATTTTGGCTCCGCGATTTTGAGTTTTCGATTGTCCGATTACTTGACGCGAGAAGCGATCCTCGAAAGAGAATCAGAAAATGCACTGGAAAGGGAACGTTCGAGTGCAGCATCCGAAAAGCTAGTAAAGGAATTTATTCCGAAACTGAAATCACAGATCGAGTTGACTCAAAAGTCGATGCGCAGACCCGTGTTACCTCCGAATCTAAATCTTCCGGATGGCCATGACTGA
- a CDS encoding aldo/keto reductase gives MEHMGVDRIDSYLLHGPSRGAGLGVEDWAAWQAMEQIHESGRARLLGVSNVSLDQLEILCKDAKVKPRFVQNRCFAVSGWDRAVRVFCKTNGIVYQGFSLLTANRGAMASRQLATFAQRHGCSPAQIIFRFAIDVGMIPLTGTTDAQHMQSDLGVLAMQLQADEIEAIECMTG, from the coding sequence CTGGAGCACATGGGCGTCGATCGAATTGATTCGTATCTCCTGCATGGCCCTAGTCGTGGCGCTGGGCTCGGCGTAGAAGACTGGGCGGCCTGGCAGGCAATGGAGCAGATCCATGAAAGCGGTCGTGCGCGGCTGCTGGGAGTGAGCAACGTTTCCCTCGATCAGCTTGAGATTTTGTGCAAGGACGCCAAGGTTAAACCGCGTTTTGTACAGAATCGGTGCTTTGCCGTGAGCGGCTGGGATCGTGCTGTCCGCGTCTTTTGTAAAACCAACGGCATTGTCTATCAAGGATTCTCACTGTTGACTGCCAACCGCGGCGCGATGGCAAGCCGGCAGTTGGCGACGTTCGCTCAACGCCACGGTTGCTCACCAGCACAGATCATTTTCCGCTTTGCCATCGACGTAGGGATGATCCCGCTGACCGGCACGACGGACGCACAGCATATGCAGTCGGACTTAGGGGTACTCGCCATGCAACTACAGGCGGACGAAATTGAGGCTATTGAGTGCATGACGGGATAG
- a CDS encoding protein-disulfide reductase DsbD domain-containing protein, which translates to MRIPSDSTAIRTEAARSQHTLHWPRPNNALFAVLTLFFLGGCQSRDQPLAGSDANTVETGWQISLVDPAIATDQAGNVNIEASVTELGGTTEHPVEVAVDISIKRGSHVYGAVPSSSPFTPLSIQGDVDVSSVNVGEAILPATDETEVGKPVFRNSFTAHLPLKMISPEYGTFLLTIRVKFQVCNDLACLPPEEVVMQLPVRVERSTSL; encoded by the coding sequence ATGAGAATTCCATCCGACTCGACAGCCATTCGTACGGAAGCCGCACGTAGCCAGCACACTCTGCATTGGCCGCGACCGAACAACGCCCTATTTGCCGTTCTTACTTTGTTTTTTCTTGGTGGCTGCCAGTCACGTGACCAACCGCTAGCGGGTTCCGATGCAAATACGGTCGAAACCGGCTGGCAGATCTCCCTGGTAGACCCGGCAATCGCAACGGACCAGGCAGGCAATGTCAATATCGAAGCTTCGGTAACTGAACTCGGCGGAACAACCGAGCATCCAGTTGAAGTTGCCGTGGATATCAGCATAAAGCGGGGATCGCACGTATATGGTGCTGTACCGTCATCGAGCCCTTTCACGCCCCTTTCCATTCAAGGGGATGTTGATGTGTCATCAGTGAATGTGGGCGAAGCGATTTTACCCGCCACGGACGAAACCGAAGTTGGAAAACCGGTTTTCCGCAACTCGTTCACGGCTCACCTGCCATTGAAAATGATTTCGCCGGAGTACGGGACGTTCTTGCTGACCATTCGAGTCAAGTTCCAAGTTTGCAACGATCTGGCTTGCCTGCCCCCGGAAGAAGTCGTTATGCAACTACCCGTACGCGTAGAACGTTCGACTTCGCTTTAA
- a CDS encoding WYL domain-containing protein gives MAKPENREIRHSIQRRLEFIEFRLYWEGQINRSDLVDTFGISVPQASADLRRYQELSPDSIEYDSHGKTYRPTEKFAPLQLEPSGDAYLARLRLRESGFVGKGETWAQRMPEFSIVPILRRTVEPEILRKIIASIRSSFELKIKYQSAGSNTSRWRWIAPHALGFDGFSWHTRAWCQRNEEFRDFVLTRVLEVAESRSVEVDAATDAEWNKSVTFLLEPNPELSPGAKKAVELDFGMVNGISSIETRVSLSFYLERHLGLDQDPKLVRPERQRIVLVNRGEVERIRAKTKISAD, from the coding sequence GTGGCCAAGCCAGAAAACCGTGAAATTCGACACAGCATTCAGCGGCGGCTGGAATTCATTGAATTCCGTCTTTACTGGGAGGGGCAAATCAACCGGTCCGACTTGGTGGACACCTTCGGGATTTCTGTCCCACAGGCATCTGCAGACCTTCGGCGTTACCAAGAGCTTTCCCCGGACAGCATAGAGTACGACAGTCACGGCAAGACGTATCGGCCCACCGAAAAATTTGCCCCTTTACAACTTGAACCGTCGGGCGATGCCTATTTGGCTCGTTTGCGGCTTCGCGAATCGGGATTTGTCGGCAAGGGCGAAACGTGGGCACAGCGAATGCCCGAGTTCTCCATTGTTCCGATTCTCCGCAGGACGGTCGAGCCCGAGATTCTTCGGAAGATAATCGCATCGATCCGCAGCTCGTTTGAGTTGAAGATTAAGTATCAGTCCGCCGGGTCGAATACATCACGCTGGCGCTGGATCGCGCCGCATGCACTGGGATTCGACGGGTTCAGTTGGCACACTCGCGCTTGGTGCCAACGCAATGAGGAATTCCGAGACTTTGTACTCACTCGTGTATTGGAAGTTGCGGAATCTCGCTCGGTCGAAGTCGACGCAGCGACTGATGCGGAATGGAACAAATCAGTGACTTTTCTCCTAGAGCCGAACCCGGAGTTAAGTCCGGGGGCGAAGAAAGCGGTGGAACTTGACTTTGGGATGGTCAACGGAATTAGCTCGATCGAAACTCGTGTTTCTCTATCGTTCTACCTCGAACGCCATCTTGGTCTGGATCAGGACCCAAAACTCGTCCGCCCAGAACGGCAAAGGATCGTGCTTGTGAACCGTGGTGAAGTGGAACGAATTCGTGCAAAAACGAAGATATCGGCTGATTGA
- a CDS encoding SAVED domain-containing protein — MHDPIDIAIVTALKVEREAVVARLSNVEKLQFPNEPLTFYAGSLPLSGTESYRIVVVQCHDMGNNDAGIATTRTIQRFEPQCVLMVGIAGGVSGKANLGDVVVSQYAHYYEFAKLKGEGRENRPQQWPSDVLLYARAQHYDEADWRGDIRQNCPDSDTPEFQPDVRFGPIACGDKVVESEDELNAIRNQCPKMLAVAMEGWGVAKAVGADGSSIRYLEIRAISDQAVSGKNDDWHLYAANAAAAFAIGLLKTSPVRPIQAVEREAASGVARPTLIVTAQSLRSISGEEVISALPSAIQNGRLDFYELDFTDLVDNKRLIDPHEAARRITAPEGDFLQTLAGHPQHQLTFHGLCSIPPVVLAGHVVSDRQSVMLFDFQPESGDWIWPESNEEHPALALEQQPGRRVLKAGDVIIRVSVSYPVSADEVARLDLPAVASFHLSVQNPVRGIVRSQEQTITYGRQFRQLLDSLKMQVPNAERIHLFYAGPMALAFNIGQQVSENIHPPVVVWNFSRGYDWAIDLKKAITGEACILTSEDLQQ; from the coding sequence ATGCACGATCCGATCGACATTGCAATTGTCACAGCCCTCAAAGTGGAACGTGAGGCCGTTGTTGCGCGCTTAAGCAATGTCGAAAAGCTGCAATTTCCCAACGAGCCCCTGACATTTTACGCCGGTTCGTTGCCGCTGTCTGGGACGGAATCCTATCGAATTGTAGTTGTTCAATGCCATGACATGGGAAACAACGACGCCGGAATCGCTACCACAAGGACGATTCAACGCTTCGAGCCTCAATGCGTTTTGATGGTTGGAATCGCGGGGGGGGTGTCTGGAAAGGCAAACCTTGGGGACGTCGTTGTTTCGCAGTACGCTCACTACTACGAATTTGCAAAACTGAAGGGGGAAGGTCGCGAGAATCGCCCGCAACAGTGGCCGTCGGATGTCCTGTTGTACGCTCGCGCTCAACACTATGACGAGGCCGACTGGCGGGGCGACATTCGTCAAAACTGCCCAGACTCGGATACGCCTGAGTTCCAGCCTGATGTGCGATTCGGCCCGATCGCATGCGGTGACAAGGTTGTAGAAAGTGAGGATGAGCTAAACGCGATTCGCAACCAATGCCCCAAAATGCTTGCTGTCGCGATGGAGGGGTGGGGAGTAGCCAAGGCGGTCGGAGCTGATGGCAGTTCGATTCGGTACTTAGAGATCCGCGCGATTTCTGACCAAGCGGTTTCTGGAAAAAATGACGACTGGCACCTCTATGCAGCAAACGCTGCCGCCGCTTTTGCCATCGGCTTACTCAAAACATCGCCGGTGAGACCAATTCAGGCCGTCGAGCGGGAGGCTGCATCCGGCGTCGCTCGTCCAACGCTGATCGTCACCGCGCAATCGTTACGCTCGATTTCGGGCGAGGAAGTCATTTCTGCACTTCCCTCGGCAATCCAAAACGGACGGCTCGATTTTTACGAGTTGGACTTCACTGATTTGGTTGACAACAAACGACTGATCGACCCTCATGAAGCCGCCCGCCGTATCACTGCGCCCGAAGGTGATTTTCTTCAGACTCTAGCTGGCCATCCGCAGCATCAGCTTACATTCCACGGATTGTGTTCAATACCACCAGTCGTGCTTGCCGGCCATGTTGTGAGTGATCGACAGTCAGTGATGCTGTTTGACTTCCAGCCGGAGTCTGGCGACTGGATCTGGCCGGAAAGCAATGAGGAACATCCAGCGTTAGCTCTGGAGCAGCAGCCCGGACGGCGGGTTCTGAAGGCCGGTGATGTAATTATCCGAGTCTCGGTGAGTTACCCAGTATCCGCCGACGAAGTGGCGCGTCTCGACTTACCTGCTGTGGCCAGCTTTCATCTCTCTGTGCAGAATCCCGTTCGAGGCATTGTCCGAAGCCAAGAGCAAACGATTACTTACGGACGTCAGTTTCGGCAATTGCTCGATTCACTGAAGATGCAAGTTCCAAATGCGGAACGCATCCATCTTTTCTACGCAGGGCCGATGGCGCTCGCATTCAACATCGGGCAGCAAGTATCCGAAAACATCCACCCACCGGTGGTCGTTTGGAATTTTTCACGCGGATATGACTGGGCGATTGACCTCAAGAAGGCGATCACCGGTGAAGCCTGCATTTTGACATCAGAGGATCTTCAACAGTGA
- a CDS encoding CBASS oligonucleotide cyclase, with protein MTIKQRFENFTTKIRPSDDHLKEARRQVDHMVDKLKNKVASDKKFTLEKVLRAGSNAKHTSLLVTADNRFDVDLGAYYSGEDATKSELDSLLQFTRDQVASIYPQKKASDFEVLKSAVRVKFTSGIKLWVDIAPIVKDDSLNIANGGYIPRDDGWRLTSVTGHNDFVSKRTANSKSVSGPVKFNRLVRMIKWWNNRQSGLVQPAILCELVTAAAIADEGVTTEWQTSLRQIFQFIRKHGFESPIAFDDNYDTSKLKYPNDNVVILDSVNSDNNVASPWTDFTRNGYLEAVEDAYDASTAAWSAEKDGEEDEAVEHWCEIFGDQFRTLSE; from the coding sequence GTGACCATCAAGCAACGATTTGAAAATTTCACCACCAAAATTCGACCGAGTGACGATCATCTGAAAGAGGCGAGACGGCAAGTCGATCACATGGTCGACAAACTAAAAAACAAGGTTGCCAGTGACAAGAAGTTTACTCTCGAGAAGGTGCTCCGCGCCGGGTCCAATGCGAAGCATACCTCGCTATTGGTGACCGCCGACAACCGGTTCGATGTCGATTTGGGTGCATATTACTCTGGCGAAGATGCCACAAAGTCTGAGCTCGACTCACTATTGCAGTTTACACGCGATCAAGTCGCATCGATCTACCCTCAAAAAAAGGCCTCAGATTTTGAAGTCCTGAAGAGCGCGGTGCGTGTGAAGTTCACGAGCGGAATCAAACTCTGGGTCGACATCGCCCCTATCGTCAAGGACGACTCACTGAATATTGCAAATGGAGGGTACATCCCACGCGACGACGGATGGCGACTCACGTCGGTGACAGGGCACAACGACTTCGTCTCCAAGCGAACTGCGAACAGTAAATCTGTGTCTGGGCCCGTGAAGTTCAACCGACTCGTGCGAATGATCAAGTGGTGGAACAATCGACAAAGCGGTTTGGTTCAACCTGCAATTCTCTGTGAACTTGTTACAGCCGCCGCAATCGCTGATGAGGGCGTGACCACAGAGTGGCAGACCAGCCTTCGGCAGATATTTCAGTTTATACGGAAGCATGGCTTTGAATCGCCGATTGCCTTCGACGACAACTACGACACGTCTAAGTTGAAGTACCCCAACGACAACGTGGTGATCCTCGACTCTGTGAACTCAGACAACAACGTAGCGTCACCGTGGACGGACTTCACTCGCAACGGCTACCTCGAAGCTGTGGAGGATGCATACGACGCGTCAACCGCCGCATGGAGCGCTGAGAAAGATGGCGAAGAAGACGAAGCCGTTGAGCATTGGTGCGAAATATTCGGCGACCAATTCAGAACATTATCGGAGTAG
- a CDS encoding HORMA-1 domain-containing protein codes for MTSQTRTATQTSTYARVVYVTRKLQADLFNIVDTYGQISESYALNLISDLRMMMDEEVLEWVRLLWKKHNSSEVEFAYEYKVLDGTSGLVDDRSGGIRYRSGLQDCDFGVRICNSSRWYDLTGAERKEIEDRLHFPWGPGSTLSYTKGGFSSDRTYAKDDYGFRRSSYGA; via the coding sequence ATGACAAGTCAAACCAGAACGGCAACACAGACATCTACGTACGCGCGCGTCGTCTACGTTACGCGCAAGTTGCAGGCAGATCTGTTTAATATTGTTGACACCTACGGGCAGATTTCGGAGTCATACGCGTTGAACCTGATTAGTGACCTTCGAATGATGATGGATGAAGAGGTGCTTGAATGGGTGCGTCTACTTTGGAAGAAACACAATTCGAGTGAAGTGGAATTCGCTTACGAGTACAAAGTACTCGACGGAACTTCCGGCTTGGTAGATGATCGGTCCGGAGGGATTCGGTATCGTTCAGGTCTGCAGGATTGTGATTTCGGGGTCCGCATCTGCAACAGTAGTCGTTGGTACGACTTGACAGGGGCGGAGCGAAAAGAAATAGAAGACCGGCTTCATTTCCCGTGGGGGCCCGGCTCGACGCTGAGTTACACAAAAGGCGGATTCTCCTCTGACCGCACCTATGCGAAAGATGACTACGGATTTCGCAGAAGTTCATATGGAGCGTAA
- a CDS encoding ATP-binding protein, which produces MTKIVLNDKQGGAICELPETAEEVVVNAEEDARRTGTTKRRSLFAAFKSSVKTAGYDITDSDMQTALKAVDQLRSGKAVPSIRFTVHGRIPEGSAASPKTANTQIRNERPTMSQSNNTTGLRFFENEQLYPNDNAATWFGRLVGIEDQKQTMLLELELLLKPELVEQWSKEHHQSILPACEIMSSRAPLLVLEGDVGCGKTVLAESIGDPLAKRLGCHVHLMKINTQVRGSGMVGEMTDLIAKAFTAIEDKARRNSGEPVLLLIDEADSLASKRAEQHMHHEDKAGVNTLLQRIDRLRRENLPVAVIFITNRPEALDSAVRRRAAVSIRFERPNAEVRAELFHRNFPDLALSGAKLEKLVSATGESGNGHERFTASDITDRLIPAAIKMSYLSKTAVTADTLIEAAQAMKPTPRIEDI; this is translated from the coding sequence GTGACAAAAATCGTACTGAACGATAAACAAGGCGGCGCTATTTGCGAGCTTCCGGAAACGGCGGAGGAGGTGGTTGTCAATGCAGAAGAGGATGCTCGTCGCACTGGGACGACCAAGCGACGTTCTCTTTTTGCAGCGTTTAAGTCTTCGGTTAAGACCGCAGGTTATGACATCACTGATTCCGACATGCAGACCGCGCTGAAGGCGGTTGACCAACTGCGGAGCGGTAAGGCTGTTCCAAGTATTCGATTCACCGTTCACGGCCGGATACCTGAAGGCTCCGCCGCGTCACCGAAGACAGCAAACACCCAAATTAGGAATGAGCGACCGACGATGTCACAATCTAACAATACCACCGGACTTCGCTTCTTTGAGAACGAACAATTGTACCCCAACGACAACGCCGCTACCTGGTTCGGTCGACTTGTAGGCATTGAAGATCAAAAGCAAACCATGTTGCTGGAACTGGAATTGTTACTAAAACCCGAACTCGTCGAACAGTGGAGTAAAGAACACCACCAATCCATTCTTCCCGCATGTGAGATTATGTCATCCCGTGCCCCGTTGCTCGTGCTTGAGGGGGATGTTGGTTGCGGCAAGACAGTATTGGCTGAGTCCATCGGCGATCCACTTGCGAAGCGGCTTGGATGCCATGTCCATTTGATGAAGATAAACACTCAAGTGCGCGGTAGTGGCATGGTTGGAGAGATGACTGACCTAATCGCTAAGGCGTTCACTGCGATCGAGGACAAGGCGCGGCGAAACAGCGGAGAGCCGGTTCTCTTGTTGATTGACGAAGCGGATTCTCTTGCTTCAAAGCGAGCTGAACAGCACATGCATCATGAAGACAAAGCAGGTGTGAACACCTTGCTACAGCGGATCGATCGCCTACGAAGAGAAAACTTGCCGGTGGCCGTAATTTTCATTACTAATCGGCCTGAGGCATTGGACTCTGCAGTTCGTAGGCGAGCAGCCGTTTCGATTCGGTTTGAGCGCCCAAACGCCGAGGTGCGCGCAGAATTGTTTCACCGCAACTTTCCTGACCTTGCGTTAAGCGGTGCAAAGCTAGAGAAGCTGGTGAGCGCGACTGGCGAGTCGGGAAATGGACACGAACGCTTTACAGCGTCGGACATCACTGATCGACTCATCCCTGCAGCGATCAAAATGTCTTACCTCAGCAAGACTGCAGTGACTGCGGATACTCTGATTGAGGCTGCTCAAGCGATGAAGCCGACTCCACGAATCGAGGATATTTAG
- a CDS encoding 3'-5' exonuclease, with protein sequence MATESDLIISVDVETSGPIPGEYSMLSLGAWILGSNHEFYVEFQPLNDNAVPEALSVTGFSLDALRESGKSPKIAMAEFGTWIEEHARDRKPVMAGFNVGFDWSFVNWYFHRFMGANPLGFTSIDIKSLFMGLAGCSWPETKSSRIPDRFQPTTKANHNALDDAKAQGEMLAAMICASRRIAE encoded by the coding sequence ATGGCTACCGAATCTGATCTCATCATCTCTGTGGACGTTGAAACCTCCGGACCGATTCCCGGCGAATACAGCATGTTGTCACTTGGGGCGTGGATATTGGGTTCCAACCACGAATTCTATGTTGAATTCCAGCCGCTCAATGACAATGCGGTTCCCGAAGCACTCTCCGTGACAGGGTTTTCACTTGACGCTCTACGAGAGTCGGGAAAGTCACCGAAAATTGCAATGGCTGAATTCGGCACATGGATTGAGGAGCACGCGCGTGACCGCAAACCAGTTATGGCAGGATTCAATGTCGGCTTCGACTGGTCATTCGTGAATTGGTACTTTCACAGGTTCATGGGAGCAAACCCACTTGGATTCACCTCGATCGATATCAAGAGTCTTTTCATGGGGCTTGCGGGGTGTTCTTGGCCAGAGACGAAGTCCAGCAGAATTCCGGACCGCTTTCAGCCTACGACGAAGGCGAACCACAACGCTCTCGACGACGCTAAGGCGCAAGGCGAGATGCTCGCTGCAATGATCTGTGCCTCACGACGAATTGCCGAATAG